A region from the Thalassophryne amazonica chromosome 2, fThaAma1.1, whole genome shotgun sequence genome encodes:
- the cog4 gene encoding LOW QUALITY PROTEIN: conserved oligomeric Golgi complex subunit 4 (The sequence of the model RefSeq protein was modified relative to this genomic sequence to represent the inferred CDS: inserted 3 bases in 3 codons; substituted 2 bases at 2 genomic stop codons) — translation MADSGNAAARRDSGAVSSITMETISALTELEDLERVYQQLCAEEKEVETELDRLVGQQGSIDTKMLVLQRMGPNLQLIAGDANQLSGMITFTCSLAENVSRKVRQLDLAKTRLYNVIQRADDILDLKFCTDGVQTALRNEDYEQAAAHIHRYLSLDQSVIELSRQGDESSAVDASLVLLQEAEQKLKVIVSEKLDEAVAAVDLAQVERFFKIFPLLGLHQQGLARFGQYLCSQLASKAEENLLLATGGDLSDKRAPLIFADTLTLLLEGIARVVETHQPIVETYYGPGHLYTLITYLQQECDQQTQKIVDKFIQQRGYHNKFQIVQNSMMKSMPADRIEPRELDPVLAEVTLMNARVELYLRFLRRRIMADFEVGDPQSITQEHQQKCGELLSIVYXVGTMQELIGYYIXMEEYIXGETVNKAVTMDTCXKGQLTSSMVDDWFLXVKKCISRALSSSSIDCLCAMINHANSVLESDFREVLYNKLRQGFPATTLQDIQRGVSSAVSLMQSSLQQGKFNTLGIESTENAKAAFLVTLNNVEVCSENITTLKRNLENDCTKLFTQGSGSGEQAKIESCLSDLVNTSSKFKDLLQEGLTELNTTAIKPQVKPWISSFLSISHNIEEEEFNEYEANDPWVQQLILNLEQLMTEFKIALSPVIYDTLTSLMTSLISIEMEKTVLKCSFSRLGGLQFDKELRSLVAYLTTVTTWTIRDKFARLTQMATILNLERVTEILDYWGPNSGPLTWRLTPAEVRQVLALRIDFRSEDIKRLRL, via the exons ATGGCGGACAGCGGGAATGCTGCGGCAAGACGCGACTCTGGCGCTGTTTCTTCTATAACTATGGAGACTATCTCAGCTCTGACAGAACTGGAGGACCTGGAGAGAGTCTACCAGCAGCTTTGTGCTGAGGAG AAAGAAGTTGAAACTGAGCTGGACAGACTGGTGGGCCAACAGGGCAGTATTGACACAAAGATGCTGGTCCTTCAGAGGATGGG GCCCAACCTACAGCTGATTGCAGGAGATGCCAATCAGCTATCAGGCATGATCACATTCACCTGCAGCCTGGCAGAGAACGTGAGCCGCAAAGTCAGGCAGCTCGACCTGGCAAAG ACACGGCTGTATAATGTCATCCAGCGTGCTGATGATATCCTAGACCTGAAGTTCTGCACGGATGGCGTGCAAACAGCACTACGTAATGAAGACTATGAACAAGCTGCTGCCCACATCCATCGATACCTTTCGCTTGACCAGTCGGTTATCGAGCTGAGCAGGCAGGGAGATGAAA GTAGTGCCGTGGATGCCAGTCTGGTTCTGTTGCAGGAGGCAGAGCAAAAGCTGAAGGTGATTGTTTCTGAGAAGCTGGATGAAGCCGTGGCAGCAGTTGATCTTGCTCAGGTGGAAAGATTCTTTAAAATCTTCCCTCTGTTGGGCCTCCACCAGCAAGGGCTTGCCCGCTTTGGTCAGTATCTCTGCAGCCAG CTTGCCTCTAAAGCTGAGGAGAACCTCCTCTTGGCTACAGGAGGAGACCTGAGCGACAAGCGGGCACCACTGATATTTGCCGACACACTCACACTGTTACTAGAAG GTATCGCCCGTGTTGTTGAGACTCATCAGCCTATAGTAGAGACCTATTATGGCCCAGGACACTTGTATACGCTCATCACATATCTGCAGCAAGAATGTGACCAGCAAACCCAGAAAATTGTGGACAAGTTCATCCAGCAGAGAGGATACCACAATAAG TTTCAGATTGTCCAGAACAGTATGATGAAGAGCATGCCAGCAGACCGCATCGAGCCCAG GGAACTGGACCCTGTGCTGGCAGAGGTTACTCTGATGAATGCAAGGGTGGAGCTATACCTGCGCTTTTTGCGTCGTCGCATAATGGCTGATTTTGAAGTTGGGGACCCTCAAAGCATCACACAGG AGCACCAGCAGAAATGTGGAGAGCTACTGAGCATTGTTTACTGAGTCGGAACCATGCAGGAGCTTATTGGCTACTACA CAATGGAAGAGTACATATGAGGGGAGACTGTTAATAAG gcTGTTACGATGGACACAT GAAAGGGTCAGCTGACCTCGAGCATGGTGGACGACTGGTTTC ATGTGAAGAAGTGCATCAGTCGAGCTTTATCCAGCTCCAGCATCGACTGCCTGTGCGCCATGATCAACCATGCTAACTCAGTGCTGGAGTCAGACTTCAG GGAGGTGTTGTATAATAAGTTGCGGCAGGGCTTCCCGGCTACCACACTTCAGGACATCCAGCGTGGCGTCAGCAGTGCAGTCAGTCTGATGCAGAGCAGCTTGCAGCAGGGCAAGTTCAACACACTGGGCATCGAGAGCACCGAGAACGCCAAGGCTGCATTCCTG GTGACTCTAAATAATGTCGAAGTGTGCAGTGAGAATATCACAACTTTAAAAAGGAACCTTGAG AATGACTGCACAAAGTTGTTCACGCAGGGGAGTGGATCAGGTGAACAAGCTAAGATTGAAAGCTGCTTGTCGGACCTCGTTAACACGTCCTCAAAGTTTAAGGATCTCTTACAG GAGGGTCTGACTgagttaaacacaacagccataaAGCCTCAGGTCAAACCGTGGATTAGCAGCTTCTTGTCAATCTCACACAACATAGAGGAG GAGGAGTTTAATGAGTATGAGGCCAATGATCCGTGGGTGCAGCAGCTCATCCTAAACCTGGAGCAGCTCATGACAGAATTCAAG ATAGCACTCTCTCCCGTCATCTATGACACACTAACCAGCTTGATGACCAGCTTGATATCGATTGAAATGGAGAAGACTGTGCTGAAATGCTCCTTCAGCAGG CTGGGAGGGCTGCAGTTCGACAAAGAGCTGCGGTCTCTTGTGGCATATCTCACCACAGTGACCACCTGGACCATTAGGGATAAGTTTGCACGCCTCACACAGATGGCCACCATCCTTAACTTGGAGCGG GTAACTGAGATCTTGGATTACTGGGGCCCAAACTCAGGGCCCCTGACGTGGCGGCTGACCCCAGCAGAAGTGCGACAAGTTCTTGCACTGCGTATTGACTTTCGAAGTGAGGATATCAAGAGACTGCGACTTTGA